Proteins found in one Parasteatoda tepidariorum isolate YZ-2023 chromosome 7, CAS_Ptep_4.0, whole genome shotgun sequence genomic segment:
- the LOC107445527 gene encoding transmembrane protein 223 — protein MFLVCQLNTRILFTSKTSWSQFLHLRFSSGYFPTEKIKNLQKDVLLYSLDKVKFLKYLSFFGVGQLFLCGYYASTFFSLRNTDTRHGEKSSWRNVNLSSFKSRMISAATCMGFGLLTAFISYSLPYRIVKQLTLHKGGDIVTILTYGPFGRTRQLSVPLRKISCMCTREEAKSYIPFKIKNKSLFFLIDCKGKFLQPTLYDVSVGTKSFKI, from the exons atgtttttagtgtGTCAACTAAAtactagaattttatttacatctaaAACTTCTTGGTCTCAATTCCTTCACCTCCGATTTTCTTCTGGTTATTTCCCGACTGAAAAGATTAAGAACTTACAGAAAGATGTTTTGTTATATTCCCTGgataaagttaaatttctaaaatatctgTCCTTCTTTGGAGTTGGACAGTTGTTTCTTTGCGGTTATTATGCTAGTACATTTTTTAGTCTCAGAAATACTGACACAAGACACGGTGAAAAATCTTCGTGGAGGAATGTTAACTTATCAAGTTTCAAGTCTAGAATGATTTCTGCGGCTACTTGCATGGGGTTTG gtTTGCTTACTGCTTTTATATCATATTCATTGCCCTATAGAATTGTCAAACAACTTACTTTGCACAAAGGAGGTGATATTGTAACCATTTTAACATATGGCCCGTTTGGAAGAACTCGCCAATTATCTGTGCCTTTACGAAAAATCAGCTGCATGTGTACTCGAGAAGAAGCAAAATCTTATAtacctttcaaaataaagaacaaatcgCTATTTTTCCTCATTGACTGTAAAGGAAAGTTTTTACAGCCTACTTTATATGATGTCAGTGTAGgcacaaaaagttttaagatttaG
- the LOC107445520 gene encoding tyrosyl-DNA phosphodiesterase 2 has product MSSSEESDNEDIPEVEVCQHLCEQFAEITGTDTACAQFYLQDRKWNLDQSVNDFFEDRNNKGAVRVNSKNEAEVVLVVDGSERGLAAAATAVLAESASAAMKRKSDSMQNPSLTAALKRLSGASNQGSSQITEDKSSSILKFITWNIDGLNEKNIKLRTKAVCKSILDEQADMVFLQEVVPETAESLLKNLSGYECFFGNEVGYFVATLLKKSTVSHSDLEIIDFPNTRMMRHALKINATFKGHTFCLYNSHLESTAEGAEERVEQLRTMFKKVSSTNEKHSVIFGGDLNLRDKEVVAIGGLPSGIEDLWISCGKRKECAYTFDLTRNDNLLFNGKFKPRCRFDRVYFRPSSPRKAKPKYFGLIGLERLLPHRCFPSDHWGILSHFKIE; this is encoded by the exons atgAGTTCTTCTGAAGAAAGTGATAATGAAGACATTCCTGAGGTGGAAGTCTGTCAACATTTATGTGAACAATTCGCTGAAATCACTGGAACTGATACAGCGTGTGCTCAGTTTTATTTACAAGATCGAAAATGGAATTTAGAT caatcagttaatgatttttttgaagataGAAATAACAAAGGTGCAGTCCGAGTTAACAGTAAAAATGAAGCAGAGGTTGTGTTAGTTGTTGA TGGAAGTGAAAGAGGTCTTGCTGCTGCTGCAACAGCTGTCCTAGCAGAATCTGCTTCTGCTGCAATGAAGCGTAAATCAGATTCGATGCAAAATCCTTCGTTGACTGCTGCACTAAAACGACTATCAGGAGCGTCAAATCAAGGTTCTTCTCAAATTACTGAAGATAAAAGTTCTtccattttaaagtttataacatGGAACATTGATggtcttaatgaaaaaaatattaagctgaGGACAAAAGCTGTTTGTAAATCAATTCTAGA TGAACAAGCTGATATGGTTTTTTTACAAGAAGTAGTGCCAGAAACGGCTGAGAgtcttctgaaaaatttatctGGCTATGAATGTTTTTTTGGAAATGAAGTTGGTTACTTTGTTgcaactcttttaaaaaaatctaccgTATCTCATTCAGACTTGGAGATAATTGATTTTCCTAACACAAGGATGATGAGAcatgctttgaaaataaat GCAACTTTTAAGGGGCACACATTTTGTCTGTATAATTCACATCTTGAAAGTACTGCTGAAGGTGCTGAAGAAAGAGTCGAACAATTACGAACTATGTTTAAAAAGGTATCATCAACAAATGAAAAGCACTCTGTGATATTTGGTGGAGATTTGAACCTCAGAGATAAagag gtagtGGCAATTGGTGGATTACCATCTGGAATTGAAGATCTTTGGATATCTTGTGGAAAGCGCAAGGAATGTGCTTATACATTTGACTTAACTCGGAATGATAATCTTCTTTTTAATGGGAAGTTTAAACCCAGGTGTCGTTTTGATAGAGTTTATTTTCGTCCTTCTTCCCCTAGAAAAGccaaaccaaaatattttggaCTTATTGGTCTTGAAAGACTTCTTCCTCATCGATGTTTTCCAAGTGATCACTGGGGAATCTtgagtcattttaaaattgagtag